The segment ccgatCCCTGTCCCGCGCCCTCTGCCTGCCCGGGGGCGGGGCCCAGGGGCGGGGTCCGGGGGCGGGGTCCGGGGGCGGGGCCGTcgtggggggaggggggactGGGCCAGGTTGGCAACACCGGGCGGGAGCGCGGTGCACGCCGGGAAGGCGGCGCAGGCCGGGGCGTAGACGcgcaaaaagaaataagaattttgGCGCCTGTGTGCCTATTGGCCGGCGTGGCGGCCAGGTGGCTCGAACCCTCCTTCGATTGGCTGGCACGGCGGCGCGTGGGCGTGAGGCTTCTGCGGATTGGCTGTCGCGGTGCCGGGGTGCAGAGGCGCGCGCGCGGGCAGCCAGTCCGCCGGTGCAGCCATGAACTGCCTGACGGTGCCCGGCGTGCACCCCGGCTCGCCCAGCCGCCCGCGCGGCCAGATCCAGGTACGGGCCGGCACCGGCGCTGGGCGGCGCTCAGAGCCCCTGGGGCCGCGCCGGGGCCGATACCGGGGGTGCCCGGgctgcgcggggcgggggccgggggctgcCCGCGTGGTGCTCCCGCCCAGCCGCGCTCTCGCCCGCTGACCGCCGTGGTTCTGTCCCCAGGTGATCTTCGGGCCCATGTTCTCTGGGAAGAGGTAGGTCCGGGGTGggggcgggccgggcgggcCGGGGCTTGGGCCGCGCCCGGGGCCGCTCACGCCCGTCTGTTGCAGCACGGAGCTGATGCGGCGGGTGCGGCGGTTCCAGCTCGCCCAGTACCAGTGCCTGCTGGTGAAGTACGCCAAGGACACGCGCTACGGCGCCGCCGGCGTCTCCACACACGACAAGTGAGTCCCGGGCAGGACCCTCTCTGCGGCCCAGCCGCGCTGCCTGGCTCGCGGGTCTCACCGTCTCGCCCTTCCGCAGGAGCACCATGGAGGCCCTGCCGGCCTGTCTCCTCAGGGACGTGTACCAGCAGGCGCTGGGCTCCGCGGTCATCGGCATCGACGAGGGACAGTTTGTAAGTGCACGGCCAGGGCAGACCCTGGGGAGCTCTGCGGGGCCCAGCCTCTCCAGAGCAGCCTGTGAGGAGGAGGTCTGAGTCCTCTGGGCGGGGGGAAGAAATACCCCGGGGCAGTTTGCTGCTGGACCGTGCCGGTGGAGTCAAGCCCTTCCCctggtccctgcaggctggggacagtgggactGGAGTCTGTTTCACAGGAGATTGATTTTCCCAGTGCCCTATGGTGCTGTCTGGGCCTGTGCTGCTGGGTCCCGAGTGAAATGCTGCCCCTTCCTCCCCCTGACGCTGTTTCTGGCCCCCATCCAGTTCCCAGACGTCGTGGAGTTCTGTGAGATGATGGCCAATGCTGGGAAAACCATCATCGTTGCTGCTCTTGATGGGACTTTCCAGAGAAAGGTAAACCACTTTTTTAATACAATAGCTGCTTCGGGATCCTCACGGAACCCAGAGCACCCCCTGCTGTCCCGGCACAGGCTTTCGGGAGCATCCTGAACCTGGTGCCACTGGCAGAGAGCGTGGTGAAGCTGAACGCCGTCTGCATGGAGTGCTACCGAGAAGCCTCCTACACCAAGCGGCTGGGAGCGGAGAGGGAGGTGAGTTCCCTTGGAACACAAAGCGCTTCAGCCGCTTCATCTCACCAGTCCTGCTGGTCCAGATCCCCGAGGGGCCTGGGCTCTGCAGTCACTCCTGGTTTTCTTGCCAGGTTGAAGTGATTGGGGGAGCAGACAAGTACCACTCTGTGTGCCGAGCCTGCTACTTCCGCAAGCGGCCTCAGCAGCCAGGGCCGGAAAACAAGGAGAACGTGCCTGTGGGGGTGAAGCAGCTGGATGTGGCCGCCTCCCAGAAGGTCTTTGCTTGACAGCCGGGCTCCCGCACGGGGAGAAGCAAGAGCAGGGAAGCTGAATGCTGCAGCTCCCTGGCACCAGATGTGGCTTCCCCTGCCTTTAGCAAAACTGTCAACTGTCTGAGCTCTGCCCGCCAGCCCAAGCTGCCCCTCTGCACTGGGCGCTGGAAAAGACTGGGAGCAACTGGACCTGCTGCCAGGGGGAGCGGGAGCCTGACGAAAAGTCGGTTCTTGCACGGGACACGGAAAAGCTGCCACACTGACACGTCCTGGAAAACTGTGAGAGCAAGCCAGGCTGCAGAGCTTCCAGCGCCCGCCTGGCTGCTCGCCTGCCGTGTCCAGACTGGCTCTGGTGGCTGGTTCACTTGCCCATGAATGCAACTGTTTCTTTATCTCTTGTGCAGTGTTGCTAAATTCCAGATTTCTTAAGACAATGTACAGtaactttgtattttaaagtcaCTTCCTTATTTAATGCAGTCTGGGGAGATAACCTGATCCTTGTCGTAGAGCTGTGGCACAACTTCTCAACTGCCCCGCGTGGCAGCAGCCTGGCGCTCGGCCGTCCCTCTGCATGCCTGTGCACGGCCTGTCTGGTGCTGTCACGCTCGCTGCACCCCCCGCTGGGAGGAGGCAGCACCTGGGGGGTGACGGCTGCCCGAGCCCCCGCTCCCACCGTGTCCCCGAAGTGATGACAGTTGTGGTGCCCAAAGCACTTCAGTGCCAGGCCTGGGCCCTCCCGTAGGGACAGGGAAGGCAGCACTGCCGCTGGTTTAGGTTAATAAATAACTTAATGAAATTGCCTGTGCGTGGTTTATACCAGACTGCTCTGAAAAGGCTTCCCTGCAGTTAAGGGCGCGCAGCCGGCGCAGCTGATCACAGCAGCAGGCTGGGCCGGGCTTGGAGCTCTGCTCAAACCGGACTGCGAGGAGCAGGAGGGCTCGCTAAAAATAGACAGAGCATGAGCGTGCTGTTTACAGCGCAGCAGACGGCTGGGGCGGCCCTGCTGCTTCCCGCCTGGCCCCCCGGCCCTcggggagaggagcagccccCTTCGCTTCCCCGGAGAAGAGGCAGGTGCTGGCCGGGTGAAAAACTTTATTCCATCTCTACAGTGACAAACAACTCgagggcagccccagcagcgaGAGCTCACACACCGCAcgctgctgctgggagcagcttCACTacaggtgcagcagcagcaaacacccCCTGAGCCAGCGGCACAGCCCCCGCGGGACACAGGACAGCGGCGACGCTTCCGCGGGGACAGCGCGGGGTGCAGGGACCCCGGGAGCAGCCCCGGCCGTGCTGAGACCCCAGTGCTCGCTGCTCCCGCAGACCCCAACCCTCCTCACCCGAGCACCAGCAGCTCTAGCGCAGGCTGCGGGAAGGCACAGCGCGGGAGTTCACAGTCAGGACAGGGCTTTGGCATCAAGCTCACCCGGCAGCAGCCGGGGAAGGCGCGGGAAGCGGCGCGGGCAGGAGCGGGACCGCCTGGCACTTGGGAGGTTCAGCTGGGCTGGAAAGGCACCGGCGCCAGGACTGGCCAGGGCAGCGGCCACAGCTAGGCCAGAGCCGAGGGCGCAAACACCCACCGTGCTGCTCCCAGGGGCAGGagcccagccccacacaccCACCCTCCCCGGAGCCGCGCTCAGCAGCCACATCACCCACCACGCACCCGGCTGCGGGTCCAGCGGCAGGACCGGGACCAGGGCCCCCTGCGCCCCAACACCAAAGCCTGGCGGCTTTCACACGCAGCAGCCGCCACCCCGCACACCTTCCCCCGTCAAGTCTCAGGTCCCTCCCGCCCCACCCGCAGAGAATTGCACTGCAACAGCCGTCCCTGCCAGGCCGCGGCAGGGGCTCAGTACACCGGGGGGGGCTGGTAACCCTCCGGGGTTTCTGCCGTGTGGGTGAAGGGCGGCTGCTGGTAGCTGTCATGGCTGATGTTGGGGTAGCTGGAGTACGGAGTCGGAACCTCCGCGCTGGGGTCGATGTAGCTGCGAGCGAAGTCCTCCACCCCCATCTTGTACCTCTTGTAAGCGAAGGCGATCAGGAGGccctggggagaggaggggcGGTGGCGTCAGGGCTGCCCTGGGACCCCACAGCGCTCCCTCCCAAGCGGAGCAGGACCGGGCTCACCGCGGCCTCACTCACCCAGGAGAAGATGGAAAAGAAGCTGAATGTGATGGCGGCACGGGCCGAGTCAGCCCCGATGTGCACATCGCTGGCCTTGGTCCAGGACCACTGGTTGGTCAAGAAACAAAAGCCAATGAACCACAGGAACGTCCAGAGACCTATGGGAGGAAGGTGGCGTGAGGGGCTCCCGGGCGGGTCCCCAGGGCGGTCCCTGCCGCGGCCGGTGCGGGAGCCCAGCGGCGCGGCTGTCCCGCGCTGCTGCCCGCGGCTCCTTCGGGCTCTCAGCAGGCAGCGCGTGGCCTGTGGGCAGCACGCCAGGCGGGAGCGACTCCCTTCGCCAGGCACCGGCAGCCACGTCACGGGACAAGGGCGCCATTGTAGCAGCCGCGGAAGGcgcagccctgcccggggctgccggTACCTGAGAAGCAGAGGTCTGCCAGGACCAGGTACTTGCGGTCGGTGGTGTTGCTGATCTGAGGGAAGTAGATGTCCACCATGAAGAAGAAGATGCACGCGAGGAAGGCGAGGACACCAATACCGATGCCGTAGCGGCAGGCGTCTTCGTTGTGGTTAAAGATACAGAAGAGCTCAGAAGAGCTGGGCAAGTTGGTGTAGCCCTCCCCGACCAGGCAGGAGAAAACGATCAGGGCGAAGACCTGCAGAGGCGGGAGCAAGTGTCCGGTGGGCGGTACCGGAGCCCCGTCCAGGGCTGCCCGTGcccggcagggctgggggcaccgGCCCGGGCAGGGCTCAGCCGGAGCAGGACGCAAGGGCCGGGAGGGAGGGCCGGGAGGggaggccgggccgggcggtgcCGGTCCCCGAGCGGCGGAAGAAGAACAGGACCGGGCCGCGGGGTCCCGGGCCGGGGgcggagaggaggaggaggaaggggaaggccgggccgggccgggccgtgcGAGGCtctcccgtcccgtcccgtcccgtcccgtcgcGTCGCGTCCCGTCCCGCCCCGACTCACGGCACTGGCGATGCGCGCCAGGACCTGCGGCTGTTGCACGAAGCGGCCCAGGTCGAAGGCGCCGCCGGCCTTGGCCGCCCCGtacgcgccgccgccgccgccaccttCCATCgcgccggagccgccgccgctccccgccgctcCTGCGCGGCACCGCCCCGgggagggccgggccgggccggagcggggcgggccggggcggaGCGGGCCGTGCTCGGGCCGGCGGGACCGGGTCTCCCCCGCCCGGCCACCTAGCGCAACGTCAGCTTCCCGCCGATGCCCCCGCGCCCCGCAGCCGTCCGGTCCCGCAGAGCGGGGAgtccggcagccgcccccccccccccgccgcggcGGACCGTACCGCGCCCGCCCGGCGCCGCTCCCGCTGCCGCCCGCCCTCCCGGTGCCGCGGTCGCGTGGCCCCAGTGCAGCATCCGGGACCACGGGCGGCGCCGCGGACGGGGGAGCCCCGGCCGGAGCTGAACGGGGGCTCCGCGGGGTTACCGGGCGGTGGCAGGAGGGCGGGCTGGGCTGTGTCGGGGCTCCGCGCTCCCTCGCCCTCCCCGCCGGTGGACGGTGCCGGCTTCGCACCCAACACGAAGCCGCGGCGCCTGCCCGGTGCGGGCGGAGTCGATGAGCCCCGGGGCGCGTCTGCGCCCGGTCCTGGTACCGGGACAGGGGGTCTCGCCGCGGGGCGGCGCTGGCGGGGAACACAGAGGTCTCtgccccagtgtcacccccgGGTGTGGTTTGAGGCCCCCGGGGTCGGGGCTGCCGCGGGGGATGGGAAGGGGCGTCTTCGCCGCCCCGGGGCTGCGGGTCCCGCCATGCCCTTCCCGAGCCGAGCGCGGGGGCCGCTCGGGGCCCCCCCCGCGGTGCGGGCTGGCTCCGGCCCGGCCCCGGAAGGGCGGGCGGGCTCCTCCGGCGCAGCCCGGGACCGGGGGGGGCGGTGCGAACCCCCGGCGCGGGCAGGACCGGCTGTGCCACCTCCCCCATCCGCTCgccctccccttccttcctgctCCGCCGCCGAGCCGGGTTTGCCCCGGGGTTAGTCCTGGGATTAGACCCGGGTTTAGCCCCGCGATCACGCCTGACCCGCTCCCCAGGGCCCCGCACGCAGCGGCCCCGGTTCTGTCCCCGTCCCAGGAGCGGCTTCGGGTGCCGGTGGGTGCCGGTGGCGCGGAGCTGCTGACGCCCGTCGCTCGCCGCTCAGGACGGCGTGTCGGAGGGAGCGCGGCGCCGCCGGGACCGGTTCGGCCGCAGCGGAATGTCCCGGCCGCCCTCCTTCACCCTCCGCGTCCCGGAGGACACCGAGAGCGATGGGTGAGTGTGGCCCTGCCCGCGTCTGCCCCAGCCCCGTCCCCGCACGTTCGGCCCCGGGATGCCGCGGGACACGGCAGCGCCTGCCGCAGGCACCGGGCAGCACGGCGGGCTCGGGG is part of the Columba livia isolate bColLiv1 breed racing homer chromosome 18, bColLiv1.pat.W.v2, whole genome shotgun sequence genome and harbors:
- the SYNGR2 gene encoding synaptogyrin-2 isoform X2, with product MGEVAQPVLPAPGVRTAPPGPGLRRRSPPALPGPGRSQPAPRGGPRAAPALGSGRAWRDPQPRGGEDAPSHPPRQPRPRGPQTTPGGDTGAETSVFPASAAPRRDPLSRYQDRAQTRPGAHRLRPHRAGAAASCWVFALIVFSCLVGEGYTNLPSSSELFCIFNHNEDACRYGIGIGVLAFLACIFFFMVDIYFPQISNTTDRKYLVLADLCFSGLWTFLWFIGFCFLTNQWSWTKASDVHIGADSARAAITFSFFSIFSWGLLIAFAYKRYKMGVEDFARSYIDPSAEVPTPYSSYPNISHDSYQQPPFTHTAETPEGYQPPPVY
- the SYNGR2 gene encoding synaptogyrin-2 isoform X1, with protein sequence MGEVAQPVLPAPGVRTAPPGPGLRRRSPPALPGPGRSQPAPRGGPRAAPALGSGRAWRDPQPRGGEDAPSHPPRQPRPRGPQTTPGGDTGAETSVFPASAAPRRDPLSRYQDRAQTRPGAHRLRPHRAGAAASCWVRSRHRPPAGRARERGAPTQPSPPSCHRPVFALIVFSCLVGEGYTNLPSSSELFCIFNHNEDACRYGIGIGVLAFLACIFFFMVDIYFPQISNTTDRKYLVLADLCFSGLWTFLWFIGFCFLTNQWSWTKASDVHIGADSARAAITFSFFSIFSWGLLIAFAYKRYKMGVEDFARSYIDPSAEVPTPYSSYPNISHDSYQQPPFTHTAETPEGYQPPPVY
- the SYNGR2 gene encoding synaptogyrin-2 isoform X3, translated to MEGGGGGGAYGAAKAGGAFDLGRFVQQPQVLARIASAVFALIVFSCLVGEGYTNLPSSSELFCIFNHNEDACRYGIGIGVLAFLACIFFFMVDIYFPQISNTTDRKYLVLADLCFSGLWTFLWFIGFCFLTNQWSWTKASDVHIGADSARAAITFSFFSIFSWGLLIAFAYKRYKMGVEDFARSYIDPSAEVPTPYSSYPNISHDSYQQPPFTHTAETPEGYQPPPVY
- the TK1 gene encoding thymidine kinase, cytosolic, whose amino-acid sequence is MNCLTVPGVHPGSPSRPRGQIQVIFGPMFSGKSTELMRRVRRFQLAQYQCLLVKYAKDTRYGAAGVSTHDKSTMEALPACLLRDVYQQALGSAVIGIDEGQFFPDVVEFCEMMANAGKTIIVAALDGTFQRKAFGSILNLVPLAESVVKLNAVCMECYREASYTKRLGAEREVEVIGGADKYHSVCRACYFRKRPQQPGPENKENVPVGVKQLDVAASQKVFA